CGCTTCGTTCCTGAACGACCCGTACCGCCACCGCCACGAACATACCAAACGCGGGGCGGTCAGGACATTGGCACGGTCCGGAACGTTGGTTCCGCTCGGCCCCATGCCTCTTTTATCCTGGCATTACGGCCTTATGCACAAAAAAACAATGCTTGTCCAAGGATGCGACACCCACGTTTTGACCGGGCCACATCTACCTGAACTTCAGATCGAAAAGAATGCCCCCGATTCCATCCGAAACGGGCTTGGGCGGTTCGGGCTTGTGATAAATTTTACGGACCGCTCCTCCCAGCTGCTTCAATTCGGACACGATATTTTCGGAATCCGCGATAACCTCGAGGATCTTGTCCAAATATTTGACTTTTTGAGAGTCATCCGCACAGGTTTCAATGCTGCCCATGTAATCGTGAATCAGTCCGTAATGCATGACCTGGACCTGGATCAGATTATTGAGGCGATCCGAAATACCACCCAGGGTCCGGCGGTATGTCTCCAATTCCGTGCGTTCGATAATATGCCGTGTGTCATGGATGATGGCCTGGTAGGTTTCAAAACGACCGGTGCGTGAATTTTTCTTGCATCCGGCCGTTATCATGACTTCAATCACGCCGCCCGAAAACGTCCGGATTTTGACGGGATAGTCGGTGATGCTGCCGTCGGCCCAAATTTTTTCAATCATCACGTCCCGCTCACGAGGATCACAAAAATAGTCCGAGGCATTGGCGGACAACGCGTCGGCCTTGTCGGCGAAACCCAACAGGCGGATGGCCGCGTCGTTGATATCGATGAATTTTCCATCGGCCGTGGCCACGAAAATCGGATCGGTTGAGTGCTCGAAAATTCTTCGGTATTTGCGCTCGCTGATGCGCAACATTTCAACGTCCTGCTTCCGCTCCGTGATGTCCTTGATAAAATGGTAGACCTGCTGAATCTTGCCGTGCCCATGTTCCTTGTAGATCACCTCGCCTTCGTCCCGAACCCACTTGGTTTCACCGGCGGCGGTCACGATGCGGTACTCGATCTTTTCGTACTCCAAATCAACCAAGCCATAGTAGAAGGCTTTGACCCGTTCTTGGTCCTCGGGCACGACGAGATCAATCGGATGAAAAAGGTTCTGCTCGAACTGCTCCGCCGGAATGCCATAAATTCCCTCGGTGGCGCTGTTGGCGGACACAATTTTCCGGTGGTGGCGGTCAAAAGCAATGATCACTTCGGGGATCGAATCCATGACCCGACGAAGCTCCCTGGTTTTTTTCAGCTTTTCCGTGATGTCATTCAAAGAGCACAGGATCGCGGGCTGACCGTCGTACTCTATTTTTTTCCCGCTCAACTCAAGGACATATTCCTTGTCATCACAATTGATAAAGTTGAACTCAAAAACATTGCTCACGCAAAACGTGCCGCTTTCCTTGATCGACGACAAATATTTACAGACCTTGTTACGGTCATTGTCCATGACAAATTCGAAAAAATGCATGCCACGCAAGCCGCGACCACAGTTACCAGCCAGCTGCGCAAAACAATTATTATGATATAAAATTTTGTAATTCGCGATAATAACAATGCTTTGATTGATAAAATTGAGAATATCCGTACTTCTTTCGCTAAAAATATGCTTCATGACTGGCCCA
The genomic region above belongs to Deltaproteobacteria bacterium and contains:
- a CDS encoding PAS domain S-box protein, whose translation is MKHIFSERSTDILNFINQSIVIIANYKILYHNNCFAQLAGNCGRGLRGMHFFEFVMDNDRNKVCKYLSSIKESGTFCVSNVFEFNFINCDDKEYVLELSGKKIEYDGQPAILCSLNDITEKLKKTRELRRVMDSIPEVIIAFDRHHRKIVSANSATEGIYGIPAEQFEQNLFHPIDLVVPEDQERVKAFYYGLVDLEYEKIEYRIVTAAGETKWVRDEGEVIYKEHGHGKIQQVYHFIKDITERKQDVEMLRISERKYRRIFEHSTDPIFVATADGKFIDINDAAIRLLGFADKADALSANASDYFCDPRERDVMIEKIWADGSITDYPVKIRTFSGGVIEVMITAGCKKNSRTGRFETYQAIIHDTRHIIERTELETYRRTLGGISDRLNNLIQVQVMHYGLIHDYMGSIETCADDSQKVKYLDKILEVIADSENIVSELKQLGGAVRKIYHKPEPPKPVSDGIGGILFDLKFR